GGGTACACCAGCCGGTGCAGCAGCCCCCAGCGGCGGCCCAGCCGCCGGATCATCGCGGTCGTGGAGGTGAGCGCGAGGGGGATGAGCAGCAGGAAGGCGGCGAAGCCGACCGCGATACGGGGGTGCTCCACCGTGTCGCTCCAGATCAGGGCCGGATCGAGCGACTGGTCGAAGACGAAGTAGATCACGGCGTGCAGCAGGACGTAGGCGAAGCTCCACAGGCCGAGCATCCGGCGCAGCCGGATCAGCTCGCTCCAGCCGGTGAGTCGGCGCAGCGGCGTGATCGCGAGCGTGGCCAGCAGCAGCACGATCGCCGCGAGCCCGGTGGTGACCTGGAGCGTCTTGACCGGGTCGGCGCCCAGCGTCCCGCCGCCGAAGGCCGCCCGGGCCAGCCACAGCGCCGGCCCGAGGGCGGCGGCGAAGACGACGGGCCACAGCGCGTGGCGCACCAGCGCGGCGCGGTTCACCGGCCCTGCCCCGGGCTCAGTAGTCCCTCGCCAGGTCCATCCCCGCGTAGAGTCCGGCCACCTGGTCGGCGTAGCCGTTGAAGGGGAGGGTCTTTCGCTTGAAGTACTCGCCCAGGCGCCGCTCGCGGGCCTGGCTCCAGCGGGGGTGGTCCACCGCGGGATTCACGTTGGCGTAGAAGCCGTATTCGTCCGGCGCAATCACGGCCCACGTATTGGCCGGCTGGCTGGTGGTGAACCGGATCTTCACGATGGACTTGCCGCCCTTGAACCCGTATTTCCACGGCACCACCAGGCGGATCGGAGCACCGTTCTGGCCCAGCAGCGACTTGCCGTAGAGGCCGGTGGCCAGGAGCGTGAGCGGGTGCCGCGCCTCGTCCAGCCGGAGCCCCTCGACGTACGGCCAGGGGAACGACCGGCTCTTCTGCCCCGGGAGCTGCACCGGGTCGAGGAGGGTGGTGAACTCCACGAACCGGGCCCGGCCCGTCGGCTCGAGCCGGGCGATGACGTCCTTGAGCGGCACCCCCAGCCAGGGGACCACCATGCTCCAGGCCTCGACGCAGCGATGCCGATAGACGCGCTCCTCCGCGCGGTGGGGCCGGAGCAGGTCCTCGAGGTCGTAGTCGCCCGGCTTCGCCACCTCGCCCTCCACCCGCACCTTCCACGGGGCCAGGCGGAGGGTGCCGGCATTCCGCGCCGGGTCGTCCTTGCCGGTCCCCAGTTCGTAGAAGTTGTTGTAGGTGGTGACGGTCTCGAAGGGGGTCAGCGGATCGTCATCACCCCGGAGCGCCGCCCCGCCTTCGCGGGCCAGCCCCTGGGCCAGGGCCCGGCGCTCGCCGAGGGTGAGGGCCACCCCGGCCGCGGCGAGCCCGGCCAGGAAGCCGCGGCGGTTCTGGTACAGGGATTCGTCGGTGACGTCGGCGGCCCGGAGGTCGGGGGCACGGCGAATGAGCACGGGAGGGACTCCAGGCCTGAGGGTTCCTGAAGATACGCCGCGGGGCGACCGCCGGTTCCTTCGGGAGGGAAACGCCGCGGGGCCGACAGGGGGAAGCCGGGGATCCGGCACCGCCATCGGCCCCAGGGGGGACGGACAGAGAGGGATTCGAACCCTCGATACCCTTTTGAGGTATACACGCTCTCCAGGCGTGCGCCTTAAACCACTCGGCCATCTGTCCCGAGGGCGCGCCGGGGGCGCTTCTCCCCGGGGCGCGGGCGGGGAGTCTTACCCGCGCCGCGCGTGAAGTCAAGCGCCGGGGCGGCACGCCTCCCCCCTCGCTGGGCCCGGCGGCCGCATGTAGTTTCCACGCGCTTCCCTCCCCCACTCCGGAGATCCCATGGGCAAGCTCGTCTTTGGCGGTGTGCTCCTGCTGGTGTCGTTCTTCCTGATGATCGCGCGCTCCAGCGCCGCCGGCGGCAAGAGCTCCGGGCTGCTGCGGGTCTTCGCGGCGGTCTTCAGCACCGTGGGCCTCCTGTTCATTCTCGGCGCCCTGGTGGTGGTCGTGGATCCGGGTCAGGTCGGGGTGAAGCACGCCTTCGGCACGGTGGACGAGCGCCCCCTGCTGCCGGGCATCCACATGGTGACCCCCTGGTCATCGGTGGAGCGCTATTCCACCCGCGAGGAGCAGTTCCCCCAGGCGGGGATGGAGGCGGAAACCATCGAGGCACTCTCCAGCGAGCAGATGGGCATGGCGGTCGACGCCGGGCTCCGCTGGCAGATCAACCCCCAGGACGCGCCCCGGATCTTTCTCGAGATCGGCACCGAGGAGCAGATCCACTCGATCGTCCACAACGCGATCCGCCAGGGGGTGCGCGACGGCATGGTGCGCTTTTCGATCAATGACATCTCCAAGCGCACCGAGATCGCCTCGTTCATGCAGTCCCTGGTGGACAGCGCGCTGATCACGCAGCCCCGCTCCGGCGGGGAGCCGTTCCGGATCGCGGAGGTCACCGCCTTCTTCCTGCGCGACCTGCAGCCCCCGGACCAGGTGGTCCAGGCCATCAACGGGAAGATCGCCCAGGAGCAGCAGATCCAGACCGAGCGGCACCGGGTGGAGGTGGCGCGGTTGCAGAGCGAGCAGCAGAAGCTGCTCAACCAGACCCTCACCGCCGAGGCCCTGACCAAGCAGTACCTCGAGGTGCTGCACGACATGAAGGGCTCGAACAACCTGGTGATCCTGGTGCCCACGGAGGGCGGAATCCCCATGCTGGACATCGCCAAGCTGCGGAGCAACCTGCAGTAGCCGCAGGACCGGTCCCTTGGGGGGCACAACAGGAGGCCGCCGGTCGGTGACCGGCGGCCTCTGCCACGTTCCCCTGCGCCGACGGCCTCAGGCCGCGCCGCCCACCAGTTCGACCGCGTCGAGCAGGTCCTTCACTGCAAACGGCTTCTCGAGCGTCTGGGCGGCACCCAGGAGCCTGGCCGCCTTGAGGTAGTCGCCGGGGCGGCCGCGGCCGCCCCCGGAGATGGCGATCACCCGCAGGTCCGGCCGCAGGCGACGGACCTCCATGATCGTCTCCAGCCCTTCCTTGCCCGGCATGATGAGGTCGAGGACGACCAGCTCGAGCCCCGGCGCGTCGATCGCGCCCATCACGGCGAGCCCATCGGCCACCGCGACGACCGTATGCCCCGCGCGCTCCAGCGTCCGCCGGATCAGCGCCCGGTACTGCTCATCGTCGTCCGCCACCAGAATCCGCACCACCCCTCCCCATCCCGCGCCCACCATCCGGCCGCGCACCTGACCAGCGAGCCTGCCGCCTCGGGAGCCACCCCGTGGCTACCCTCCACCCATGGCTATCGTCACCCGGCGGCAGAACCTGAGTCCAGTCTCCCGGCCCCTCGCCCTGGACACCCGGAGCCGCGCGCCTCCCACCGGTGCCAGGCTCAGGTACCCGGCCGAGTTACGTATCCGGCCACGCGATCGGCGAGGGCCGCGAGCTCCCCGGCGCCCCAGGCGCCATGGTCGGTCAGTCGTTCGCGATAGCGTGCCGGAATTGCAGCACTCCCGAGCCGGCCACCCGCGATCGCGCCAGTCATCGCGCCAAGGGTATCGGTGTCGCCGCCCACCTGGATGGCGATGCAGACCGCTTCCCAGTAGTCGTCCGGGGCCTGGAGAAACGCGTAGAGGCTCCAGCAGACGCTGCTGGTCACGAACGAGGAGATCCCGTGCCAGCCATCCCGGGCCTCCGGTTCGTGCTCCTGGAGCATCCCTGCCGCCTGGTCCGGCGGAAGGTGCGCCCAGGTGGCCATGTCCCATACCACGGTGGCGGTCCCGGCGTCGATCGGCTCCACGGCGCGGCTGATCTCGACCAGGAACTCCACCGGGACGACCCGCTCACGCAGGGAGGCGAGCGCCGCCGCCGTGGCGACGGCGAGCGCGCCCGCGGCCGCCCGGGGATCCTGGTGGGTGATGCGGGCCTGGTCGGCGACCACCCGGGCCAGCAGGCGGCGGTCGTGCCCATACAGGAGGCCCAGCGGCGCGGCGCGCATGGCCGCCCCGTTCCCGGCATACGGTGCGGGGACCCCCGCGTCGTGCCAGGGGACGCCCAGGGCCAGCTGCCGCGCGGCAGCATGCGCGGCGGGGCCACCGCCGACGAACCGCCCCGAGGCCACGAGGTTGAGCAGCCGGGTGGCGAAGCGGGCCGGATCGAACGTGCCATCCACTCCCACGCTGAGCAGGAGTTCCCGGGCCAGCTGGGTGTCGTCGGTCACCTGCCCGAAGGGAAACGCCTCGCGCCCGCGCTCCGGCAGCCGGCCCGGACGCAGGATGGTCTCCGCGTAGCGACGGGCATCGTCCGGGGGGTGCGCCTCGACCACGGCGCCCACGGCGTCGCCCACGGCGAGGCCGAGCAGGGAGCCGGTCACCTGGTCGAGGGTGGGTCGGGTCATGAGGAGTGCCTGAGCCATGCCCGAGTATCGGCAGGCGGGACCGGAAACCAACGGGGGGCGGGCCGGAGCCCGCCCCCCACGGGCGACATGCGGAACTGGAACGGACAGGGAGGGATTCGAACCCTCGAAACCCTTGCGGGTTTACCGGTTTTCGAGACCGGCTCCTTCAGCCACTCGGACACCTGTCCAGGCCGCGCCCCCCGGAGGGCACCAGCGCCCCGGGTACGGCGGGCGGGAAAAGTAACCAGCAAGGGGAAACGGGCAAAGCACCCGGGCGCGCCCGGCACCCTACCCCGGCGTCCAGGTGGGGTGACTGGTGAACAGCCCGTCCACGAAGCCGATCTTCCAGGCCAGATAGAGGCCGAAGGTCAGGCTGACCACCCCCGAGACGGCGCGGACCCCCCGCTGGATGGCGCCGAGGCGTTCGGCGGCGTACACCGAGGGCGCCGCGATGGCGAAGGTCACCAGGGTCATGCCGGCCACGGTCCCGAGCCCGAAGACCAGCAGGTAGGCGACCGCCCAGCGCGCGTCGCGGATCAGCGGCAGGATCAGCAGGGTGGCGGCCGCGGACCCGGCCAGCCCATGCACGACGCCGACGATGAACGGCGGAAGGCTCGGGATGGGGCGCGCAGCGGGTCCGATACGCCAGAGGTTCAGCGCGCCGAGCACCACCAGCATCACGGCGACCGTGAACTCCATGGAGAGCCCCATCCGTGGCGTGAAGGCGAGCTGGAAGAGGAT
The Gemmatimonadota bacterium DNA segment above includes these coding regions:
- a CDS encoding response regulator, encoding MVGAGWGGVVRILVADDDEQYRALIRRTLERAGHTVVAVADGLAVMGAIDAPGLELVVLDLIMPGKEGLETIMEVRRLRPDLRVIAISGGGRGRPGDYLKAARLLGAAQTLEKPFAVKDLLDAVELVGGAA
- a CDS encoding ADP-ribosylglycohydrolase family protein, encoding MAQALLMTRPTLDQVTGSLLGLAVGDAVGAVVEAHPPDDARRYAETILRPGRLPERGREAFPFGQVTDDTQLARELLLSVGVDGTFDPARFATRLLNLVASGRFVGGGPAAHAAARQLALGVPWHDAGVPAPYAGNGAAMRAAPLGLLYGHDRRLLARVVADQARITHQDPRAAAGALAVATAAALASLRERVVPVEFLVEISRAVEPIDAGTATVVWDMATWAHLPPDQAAGMLQEHEPEARDGWHGISSFVTSSVCWSLYAFLQAPDDYWEAVCIAIQVGGDTDTLGAMTGAIAGGRLGSAAIPARYRERLTDHGAWGAGELAALADRVAGYVTRPGT
- a CDS encoding high-affinity nickel-transport family protein, with amino-acid sequence MLNLFLTFLTSLLLGMRHATDPDHIIAVSTIVSRERSVGKAAGIGAVWGLGHTLTIFLVGGAIILFQLAFTPRMGLSMEFTVAVMLVVLGALNLWRIGPAARPIPSLPPFIVGVVHGLAGSAAATLLILPLIRDARWAVAYLLVFGLGTVAGMTLVTFAIAAPSVYAAERLGAIQRGVRAVSGVVSLTFGLYLAWKIGFVDGLFTSHPTWTPG
- the msrP gene encoding protein-methionine-sulfoxide reductase catalytic subunit MsrP produces the protein MAVPDPRLPPVGPAAFPSRRNRRSPRGVSSGTLRPGVPPVLIRRAPDLRAADVTDESLYQNRRGFLAGLAAAGVALTLGERRALAQGLAREGGAALRGDDDPLTPFETVTTYNNFYELGTGKDDPARNAGTLRLAPWKVRVEGEVAKPGDYDLEDLLRPHRAEERVYRHRCVEAWSMVVPWLGVPLKDVIARLEPTGRARFVEFTTLLDPVQLPGQKSRSFPWPYVEGLRLDEARHPLTLLATGLYGKSLLGQNGAPIRLVVPWKYGFKGGKSIVKIRFTTSQPANTWAVIAPDEYGFYANVNPAVDHPRWSQARERRLGEYFKRKTLPFNGYADQVAGLYAGMDLARDY
- a CDS encoding sulfoxide reductase heme-binding subunit YedZ; the protein is MNRAALVRHALWPVVFAAALGPALWLARAAFGGGTLGADPVKTLQVTTGLAAIVLLLATLAITPLRRLTGWSELIRLRRMLGLWSFAYVLLHAVIYFVFDQSLDPALIWSDTVEHPRIAVGFAAFLLLIPLALTSTTAMIRRLGRRWGLLHRLVYPATVLGLLHYLMVQKLDWRVGTWYVVAFTVLMLLRLVRPRAGVRPPVAAG